TCCTCATCACATGCAACTCTGCTTGTCCAGTTTTCCCTCAAGTAGAATTCCAGAAAATTCACAAAATGAACATACAAAAACCAACGATTAGAGTGGTAAATGTTTTTCTCAGTAAGGGTTTTGTAAATTGCCGGGAAAGCTTTGCTCAAACATGCCAGTGTTGCATGGAAGCAAAAAATGGGGGAGTTTTGCAGTGTGCTCCTCTATTGGCAAAGATCCCACCCCCTTCAGTGTTCAAAACAGTACACAgtctctccctctctttctctctcactcatacaagcacacacacacacactcacacactatGCCGTATATGGATGAGGTGACATCCCACACTGGACATCCGATGGTTCtgtgttgtatttattcattcatttcattttccttAAACATGCATGCCTGGGATGTGAAAGAAGAAAGTTGTGGGAAAAGAGGTCCTGGCGACCTGTCACGCATCCTGATGGGATTTTGTATCACAGTAATTATGTCTGTGGTGCTTGTAGAGCATCATAACAGTGGTAAGTTCCTATATATCGAGGTATTTTCTGGTACGGTGTAATTCTGAATACATAGCATCACAACTGTGAAACGTTTTGTCAGTGTTTTGGGTGTCTTTTGCATTGCATGTTTGGCACTGGTATGTTTGTTGATGCGGGGAAATGGAGTGGAGACAGACAACTTTGCATTTAATCTGTTTTGCATTGGTTGAACCTTATAATGAGCATGAGTAGATTAGAAAGAAACATACAGAAGTCCACttacaaaaataacagtaaACTTTAAGCAGCAGTTTGAGTCTCTATACTATGTGCCTTGTTTGGGAGAACTTGTTATAATATTTGTGGAAGTGTGGAATATTACCTGGTTGTTCTGTGCAATAATGTTATGTCAATGTGCTGTTGTAAATAACTGATTTTATGAATAGCATAAAAAAACTCTCTCTGTTGAATATTTAATTAGGGGAGATAACTAAAATATGTAATGTGGTATTGTCCaatccaaaaaaatgttaaatcacTTTTTCAACAATGACTCGTGacacgttctccctgtgcgtgcgtgggttttctccgggtactctggcttccttccacattccaaaaacatgctaggttaattggcgactccaaattgtccataggtatgaatgcgagtgtgaatggttgtctatagtatgtgccctgtgattggctggcgaccagtccagggtgtaccctgcctctcgcctgaagacagctgggataggctccagcacccccgcgactctcgtgaggataagcggtatagaaaatgaatgaatgactcatgACACACTtgtttatgtttacatgtttaacTAATGTACATCATTGATTCTTGCTATTGTCATTTTTAGACTGAAGGGGCTGCTGGACAACGAGAAAGCCTTCCAAGTTAAAAAGGAGAAAGAGCACTCTAAACGTTTGGCCAAGGTGCAAGAGGAGCTGGTCAAGCTGAAGTCCTTTGCCCTGATGTTGGTCAATGAGCGTCAACAATACCTGGAGCAAATGGACCAACAAAGTCAGCGTGTTCAGGAACTGAGCCAGCAGCTTCAGCAGCAAAAACAGATCGTGATTGAAGCCAGGAAGCACGCTCAAGAGGATGCCCACAGGGTTCTGAGCTTAGAAGCTGAGCTTAAAGAGAAAACTGCCACTCTTGCTCAGCAGAATGAAGAGACGAATGCTAAGCTGGCCAGTCAGGAGCTCCTCAACCGTCAACTCAATTTGAAAATTCTAGAGCTTATGCATACAGTGGATGAGCTCGAGGAGAGCAACAAGGCCTTGAAGAAATCCGAAGAGGAACTGCAGGAGATGAGAGACAAAATTGGCAAAGGGGAATGTGCAAACTCAAACTTAATTGCAGAGCTAGAGAATTTAAGGAAGCGTCTCCTGGAGATGGAAGGAAATGATGAGGAGATCACCAGAACAGAAAATCAATGCAAGGAGCTCAGGAAGAAGTTACAAGAGGAGGACAACAAAAGTAAAGAACTTAGGATGGAGGTGGAGAAACTCCAGAAAAGAATGATAGAATTAGAGAAACTTGAGGGTGCCTTCAACCTAAGCAAAAAAGAGTGTGCTCAGTTACACACGGCTTTAGAAAAAGAGAAGAGCCTGACCAAAGATCTCTCTGATGAAGTTGTTACACTCAAGATCAGACTAAAAGAGCTGGAATCCTCTGAACTGAAATTAGAAAAGTCTGAGCTAAACCTGAAGGATGACTTAGGTAAGCTGAAGTCGCTGACTGTAGCTTTGATGGAGGAACGAAAGACTCTTGTGGAAAGAATGACATCGGGTGAAAAGACAAAGGAGGATTTGAGTACAATGGTCAAAGCTGAGCAAAGTAAGGTTATGGAGGTGACTGAGAAATTGATAGAAGAAAGCAAAAAGCTCTTGAAGTTCAAATCAGAAATGGAAACTAAAGTTGAGATTCTAACTAATGAAAAGGGAGACCTCAGCACCAAGCTTGCGTATGAAACAGATAAAACAAAGGATCTTCTTTCCAAAGTCAGTCAAATGAAAAAGAGGTTAGATGGGTTGGAGCAAACAGAAAGGTTGTCTGTGAAAAATGCAGTGAAATGTGAGCAAGGAAGGATGTCTGAAGCTGGGAAAAAAGACGATAATAAAATCAAAGAGCTAACCTTTGAGATTGAACATCTGAGAAATCGCCTCAAACAGCTTGAAGTCGTGGAGGGAGACCTGATGAAAACCGAAGATCAGTATGACATTTTGGAGAAAAGGTTCATAACAGAACAAGATAAAGCTAACATACTTTCCCAGCAAGTGGAGGCGATGAGGAATCAGATAGCACGGAACAAAGCTGTTGAGAAAGGAGAAGAGGATAGCCAAGAGGAAGACCTGCGACAACGATACAAGCGAGAGGAGACCAAAACCAGGGAGCTTCAGGCGGATGTACTAGCTCTTAAGGAGAAGATACATGAACTGATGCATAAGGAGGATCAGCTTTCTCAACTGCAAGTGGATTACTCAGTCCTACAGCAGAGGTtctttgaagaagaagaaaaagccaAGAACATGGGCACTGAAGTTCTCCATCTTACTAAAGAACTGGAGATAGCAAAGCGTCACAGTCGTGCACTAAGGCCTGGTTTGAATGGGAGGAGGATGGTGGACATTGCTGTGACATCCACTGGAGTACAGACGGAGGTCTTGTCCAATGGACCAATAGAGGATGATACCCCGGCAGGGTTTATCAGGAAGTCTGTTCAAGAAGAGAATCACATCATGAACAATTTAAGACAGAAGAGCCTGAAGAAGCCAACAGAAAAGACGAGAGGCATTGAGCGTTCCCCGTCCTCTGGAAGTGATCTCGGTGTGAAAAAATCCTGGATTCCTTGGATGAGAAAGAAAGATAACAACTCTCATGAAACCCTGGAAAAAACTCCACACATTACTGGAAATCCGGACCTGACCATGGCCCACAAGCCAGGGCAGCCTTTACACATCCGAGTAACACCAGACCACCAAAACAATATTGCTACCCTTGAGATTAGCAGCGCCACAACTGGGGATGTTTTCTCAACATCAGCTCCGCTAAACCCCAATCCATCACACCCTAAATCCAGAATTACTATCATTCCAACACATTCTTCTGCAACTCTTCGAGGAAAGTCCACAAATATACAACAGGGTCCAGAAAGAACCAAATCTCCAGTCACCATCACCACTATTTCCAGAGCCAAGTCACCAGACAGCAGTCAAACTTCCTCCACTATGGGAAGGCCCATGTCTCCTGTCACCATCATGACAGTTAATACCACAGCAGTACCTGAATCCTCTTCTTCTCCAGAACCTCAAGAGATGACCATGGGCCGGGCCGTATTCAAGGTTACCCCTGAGAAACAGATGGTCCCAATGCCCATAAGGAAGGGTCACAACAATACAAGCATTATCACCACCAGTGAGGATAACAAGATCCATATTCATCTAGGCAACAGTCTGACCCCAAAGATGGTCGTCCGGCCGGTGTCTGCTGTAACCGACGGCAAAGAACTAACCCTATCAACGGGGACAGTGTTGCGCTCCCCTCGCCAAATTACCACAACTCGGACCACACAGAACAAAGTGATGAGCAGCATTACAATTTCTCCTGTTGCATCCAACACTACAAGACCCACACAAAGCATGGTAAGTTTTGCTTaggttaataatgaaaaattatattacCACTGAGCAAAGGTATTCTGATTTAATCCCCCTATTAGCGATAGTGACTGGTTCAGTAGTTTACTCACCTAAGAACTGGCCATATTTTAGTGCCAAGTGAAATTATCAATATGTCGGAGAAACCAGCCCTTAACAGGCCAACTAGATTTATTGTTACCTTTTTTACAGTATGCCGAGTACAAAGTGAAAATGGCCGAAAACTAATTATTTTTGAGAGTATTTTATTATAACCCAAACAAACTAACTGACAAACTgattgttttaccagaacattagcaaaatcacattttgtttttcagaatGTATTTCTTTCTAGTTTTGCTTaggttaataatgaaaaattatattacCACTGAGCAAAGGTCTTCTGATTTAATTCCCCTATTAGCGACAGTTATTGGTTCAGTAGTTTACTCACCTAAGAACTGGCCATATTTTAGTGCCAAGTTAAATTATCAATGTCGGAGAAACCAGCCCTTAACAGGCCAACTAGATTTATTGTTACCTTTTTTTGTACAAAGTGAAAATGGCCGAAAACGACTTATTTTTTAGAGTATTTTATTATAACCCAAACAAACTgattgttttaccagaacattaacaaaatcacattttgtttttcagaatGTATTTCTTACTAGTGTTGACACATTATAACTGAAAACCGTAATAAACAGCAGGCTAATGTAGATGTGAGAGGACTACGTGGTGCCCGCGGGCATCATGTTGGTGACCCTTGATTGTAGACTGATGGACATGAGAATTCAACTATGTTGATGTTTCAGTCGACCTTATGATATCCTCTTTGTGGCTCAGAGTGGTAGCGTGACAAAAAAAGCCCTATGGGCTGGCCTCTGCACATCAGAGCTAATGATGTGGCATTGTGCCACCCTGCTACAGGCATGCtgtcatttatatttgtttcaCAGTGTTTACATTCACAAACAGATTTGCAGGGCTCTGTACCCCCTGGCTGACACAAAACAGCCTTGCAACAGTAACAGCATACAGTATTTTTGCCTGCCAAACTAGGTtggaaatgaaagaatgaacaaatatttgcatgtttattCCATCTTTGTCCAATCAACtacaaatatttagaaattCTGAATTCCTAAAAgttttgcctttttaaaaatgaattacttTGCATTTCTATTCAAATGCCAACTGCTTTCACTCTCCTGCCTGAGAAACTGtactctctttttctctcttttgtcAAATAGTGTGGGCACGATGCCCAAGCCCCTCGCACAGGGCTGACCCGCATCCCAATGTCCAAGAGCCTGAAAACAGGGAAAGCAGTTCTTGGTTCCCTGGGCATATCGAGTGGAGTGAAGACTGAGTCACGTGCTGAGAGTCAATCTTTGAGGGTGGAGGTTAAGAAAACAGCCATAAATGGTATAACTTatcaaaatggaggaaaagGCTGATTAACCAACCAAAATACTCCATGGTGCTACAAAGACAATAACACCACAGACATGCAGTGTATCATTGATTCCTTTCAGATTATATTTAAACTAAAACATTattgtatttgtcattttttgcatAATATTTTGCACTTCCCTGTCACGTCACATGTTGCTATTTGCATTGTTATAATGGACTGTATTTAAGAAAACAATGTAAACCATCCTGCTACTAACTGTTCATTGCTTTGTGTGATTGGCTcacatgtattttcattttgttcaaTGTTATGCATTTTGGAATTGTATGTAAAACATTtgtcatcaaacacattttgaataaatattttaaagcaacgtttgtgtgtgtgtgtgtgtgtatatatatatatatatatatatatatatatatatatatatatatatatatatatatatatatatatatatatatatatatatatatatatatatatatatatatatatgtgtgtttgtgtgtatcaaGTGAAAATACGAAACACAAATCATCCCAAAGAACCTCTCACCAACCACAATACAAGCAACTTCAACTGTGCCAATGTAAGTTTTATCAGTAGTGTTTTTCAAAACAATGGTAATCATATAgagcacattaaaaaaacattcatgttaggtgatttggcaactccaaattgtccataggtatgaagttTAGTGtgaattgtttgtctatatgtgccctgtgattggctggcgaccagtgccactcacatgaagacagctgggataggctcagcgacccttgtgaggagaagcggcatataaaacggatggatgggcacttttgtgtgtatttgtgcatACAGTAGTGTGACAAAGTGTTTTCCCCATTCCTGatggttttttttgcacacttaaatgtttcagatccaTATATAGTCTTCACACTTGACAGACGTTGCATGCCATTGACAGAAATCAGACTCACTTCCTTATAAACACAGTTTGACAACTCAGTGACAGGCGAAACGCAGCAACTGTATCAGTcacgtgattttttttcttaaagtgaTAGGCGCACTGCTTCGTTCCACACATACGCCACCGCATAGACGTTTTGGACTGGTGGCTATCTAACGCGTTTGGGCAATGCTATCTCGAGCAGCTATTTTGATCAAATAACTTCAGTTTTTTCACTGTCGGTGTTTTACAGATTACTTTAAAGTGTGGAATAAACCCGGAATTGTTGGGGCTGTCAGCAAAAGGGGATTATTTACTCGGAGCGGATTGCAGCCATGATGGCGTCAAGCTACAACGCTAAGGAAGAGGACGGTCACCACTCAGGCCCTTCGAGTCATTGCGGCGCAGGAGCCGTGAAAAGTAAGAAGCCAGATAACACAGCATTTAAACA
The sequence above is drawn from the Doryrhamphus excisus isolate RoL2022-K1 chromosome 13, RoL_Dexc_1.0, whole genome shotgun sequence genome and encodes:
- the LOC131140097 gene encoding filamin-A-interacting protein 1-like isoform X1, with amino-acid sequence MMYAKILILLKPDNMLSPVLVHRVKMRSKSSVVSPPTSEVLGVPQGDPDMGQEQDVCLAVKGMKAKVQQQDGEDKVEVIFDKKQPLLDSTKLEGKGGALMNLSREDMLKLLGIMEGEVQAREDVISMLKSKQTPQDILSSACSSAKGSSALQALQRDDLITGTPQHNHIVYQKPMIELERLQEKHRETYRRMLGQLLLAEKSHRRTVHELDSEKRKHIDYMNKSDDFTNLLEQERERLKGLLDNEKAFQVKKEKEHSKRLAKVQEELVKLKSFALMLVNERQQYLEQMDQQSQRVQELSQQLQQQKQIVIEARKHAQEDAHRVLSLEAELKEKTATLAQQNEETNAKLASQELLNRQLNLKILELMHTVDELEESNKALKKSEEELQEMRDKIGKGECANSNLIAELENLRKRLLEMEGNDEEITRTENQCKELRKKLQEEDNKSKELRMEVEKLQKRMIELEKLEGAFNLSKKECAQLHTALEKEKSLTKDLSDEVVTLKIRLKELESSELKLEKSELNLKDDLGKLKSLTVALMEERKTLVERMTSGEKTKEDLSTMVKAEQSKVMEVTEKLIEESKKLLKFKSEMETKVEILTNEKGDLSTKLAYETDKTKDLLSKVSQMKKRLDGLEQTERLSVKNAVKCEQGRMSEAGKKDDNKIKELTFEIEHLRNRLKQLEVVEGDLMKTEDQYDILEKRFITEQDKANILSQQVEAMRNQIARNKAVEKGEEDSQEEDLRQRYKREETKTRELQADVLALKEKIHELMHKEDQLSQLQVDYSVLQQRFFEEEEKAKNMGTEVLHLTKELEIAKRHSRALRPGLNGRRMVDIAVTSTGVQTEVLSNGPIEDDTPAGFIRKSVQEENHIMNNLRQKSLKKPTEKTRGIERSPSSGSDLGVKKSWIPWMRKKDNNSHETLEKTPHITGNPDLTMAHKPGQPLHIRVTPDHQNNIATLEISSATTGDVFSTSAPLNPNPSHPKSRITIIPTHSSATLRGKSTNIQQGPERTKSPVTITTISRAKSPDSSQTSSTMGRPMSPVTIMTVNTTAVPESSSSPEPQEMTMGRAVFKVTPEKQMVPMPIRKGHNNTSIITTSEDNKIHIHLGNSLTPKMVVRPVSAVTDGKELTLSTGTVLRSPRQITTTRTTQNKVMSSITISPVASNTTRPTQSMCGHDAQAPRTGLTRIPMSKSLKTGKAVLGSLGISSGVKTESRAESQSLRVEVKKTAINGITYQNGGKG
- the LOC131140097 gene encoding filamin-A-interacting protein 1-like isoform X3; translated protein: MRSKSSVVSPPTSEVLGVPQGDPDMGQEQDVCLAVKGMKAKVQQQDGEDKVEVIFDKKQPLLDSTKLEGKGGALMNLSREDMLKLLGIMEGEVQAREDVISMLKSKQTPQDILSSACSSAKGSSALQALQRDDLITGTPQHNHIVYQKPMIELERLQEKHRETYRRMLGQLLLAEKSHRRTVHELDSEKRKHIDYMNKSDDFTNLLEQERERLKGLLDNEKAFQVKKEKEHSKRLAKVQEELVKLKSFALMLVNERQQYLEQMDQQSQRVQELSQQLQQQKQIVIEARKHAQEDAHRVLSLEAELKEKTATLAQQNEETNAKLASQELLNRQLNLKILELMHTVDELEESNKALKKSEEELQEMRDKIGKGECANSNLIAELENLRKRLLEMEGNDEEITRTENQCKELRKKLQEEDNKSKELRMEVEKLQKRMIELEKLEGAFNLSKKECAQLHTALEKEKSLTKDLSDEVVTLKIRLKELESSELKLEKSELNLKDDLGKLKSLTVALMEERKTLVERMTSGEKTKEDLSTMVKAEQSKVMEVTEKLIEESKKLLKFKSEMETKVEILTNEKGDLSTKLAYETDKTKDLLSKVSQMKKRLDGLEQTERLSVKNAVKCEQGRMSEAGKKDDNKIKELTFEIEHLRNRLKQLEVVEGDLMKTEDQYDILEKRFITEQDKANILSQQVEAMRNQIARNKAVEKGEEDSQEEDLRQRYKREETKTRELQADVLALKEKIHELMHKEDQLSQLQVDYSVLQQRFFEEEEKAKNMGTEVLHLTKELEIAKRHSRALRPGLNGRRMVDIAVTSTGVQTEVLSNGPIEDDTPAGFIRKSVQEENHIMNNLRQKSLKKPTEKTRGIERSPSSGSDLGVKKSWIPWMRKKDNNSHETLEKTPHITGNPDLTMAHKPGQPLHIRVTPDHQNNIATLEISSATTGDVFSTSAPLNPNPSHPKSRITIIPTHSSATLRGKSTNIQQGPERTKSPVTITTISRAKSPDSSQTSSTMGRPMSPVTIMTVNTTAVPESSSSPEPQEMTMGRAVFKVTPEKQMVPMPIRKGHNNTSIITTSEDNKIHIHLGNSLTPKMVVRPVSAVTDGKELTLSTGTVLRSPRQITTTRTTQNKVMSSITISPVASNTTRPTQSMCGHDAQAPRTGLTRIPMSKSLKTGKAVLGSLGISSGVKTESRAESQSLRVEVKKTAINGITYQNGGKG
- the LOC131140097 gene encoding filamin-A-interacting protein 1-like isoform X2: MMVKMRSKSSVVSPPTSEVLGVPQGDPDMGQEQDVCLAVKGMKAKVQQQDGEDKVEVIFDKKQPLLDSTKLEGKGGALMNLSREDMLKLLGIMEGEVQAREDVISMLKSKQTPQDILSSACSSAKGSSALQALQRDDLITGTPQHNHIVYQKPMIELERLQEKHRETYRRMLGQLLLAEKSHRRTVHELDSEKRKHIDYMNKSDDFTNLLEQERERLKGLLDNEKAFQVKKEKEHSKRLAKVQEELVKLKSFALMLVNERQQYLEQMDQQSQRVQELSQQLQQQKQIVIEARKHAQEDAHRVLSLEAELKEKTATLAQQNEETNAKLASQELLNRQLNLKILELMHTVDELEESNKALKKSEEELQEMRDKIGKGECANSNLIAELENLRKRLLEMEGNDEEITRTENQCKELRKKLQEEDNKSKELRMEVEKLQKRMIELEKLEGAFNLSKKECAQLHTALEKEKSLTKDLSDEVVTLKIRLKELESSELKLEKSELNLKDDLGKLKSLTVALMEERKTLVERMTSGEKTKEDLSTMVKAEQSKVMEVTEKLIEESKKLLKFKSEMETKVEILTNEKGDLSTKLAYETDKTKDLLSKVSQMKKRLDGLEQTERLSVKNAVKCEQGRMSEAGKKDDNKIKELTFEIEHLRNRLKQLEVVEGDLMKTEDQYDILEKRFITEQDKANILSQQVEAMRNQIARNKAVEKGEEDSQEEDLRQRYKREETKTRELQADVLALKEKIHELMHKEDQLSQLQVDYSVLQQRFFEEEEKAKNMGTEVLHLTKELEIAKRHSRALRPGLNGRRMVDIAVTSTGVQTEVLSNGPIEDDTPAGFIRKSVQEENHIMNNLRQKSLKKPTEKTRGIERSPSSGSDLGVKKSWIPWMRKKDNNSHETLEKTPHITGNPDLTMAHKPGQPLHIRVTPDHQNNIATLEISSATTGDVFSTSAPLNPNPSHPKSRITIIPTHSSATLRGKSTNIQQGPERTKSPVTITTISRAKSPDSSQTSSTMGRPMSPVTIMTVNTTAVPESSSSPEPQEMTMGRAVFKVTPEKQMVPMPIRKGHNNTSIITTSEDNKIHIHLGNSLTPKMVVRPVSAVTDGKELTLSTGTVLRSPRQITTTRTTQNKVMSSITISPVASNTTRPTQSMCGHDAQAPRTGLTRIPMSKSLKTGKAVLGSLGISSGVKTESRAESQSLRVEVKKTAINGITYQNGGKG